Genomic DNA from Methanosarcina sp. MTP4:
GCCTGAGTACCTTAACAGCGCCATGCCCGAACTCTTCGTGATGTTCTTCATGTTAAGCCTGCTCTCGGCTGCCATGTCCACCTCGGGAGCCCAGTTCCATGCTATGGGCACAGCCATAGGGCACGACTTCTACCAGGAGGGAATCAAGAAAGGAAAATCCAAAGGCACAACCATCCATGCCACACGCTTTGGGATAGTCTTTTCCATCTTACTCTCGGTCCTCCTGGCCTACATTCTCCCGGGAAGCATAATCGCCCGGGCAACAGCAATGTTCATGGGCCTGTGTACCTCTGCCTTCCTACCAATTTACATGGGGGCACTCTTCTGGAAGCGCATAACAAGGGAAGGAGCCGTGGCAAGCCTGGTTGTCGGGTCCTTGGGCAGCCTCTTCTGGCTGACCTTCGTCCACGCAAAAGAAGCAATTCCCCTCGGGATCTGCCAGGCAATCTTCGGGAAAGCGACCCTGCTTTCAGGCACCTGGCCCCTTGTGGACCCGATCCTAATCGCAACTCCACTCGCATTCCTTGTGGCAATCGCGGTAAGCCTGGCAACAAAACCGATGCCGGAAAAATTCCTGAATAAGTGCTACAGCCTCAGGCCCCAGGATGAGGATGAAGACGACTTTGAGTACCCAGTACACACAAATACCGATACGACAAGCGTTTAAGCAGGCCAGTTGTCAAGACAAATCATCCCTTCCTTTTTTTTTCATTATCACTTTTTTTCTTTCCTTTCTCCCTGGTCCTCTCTTTTTTCGATTTTGATCGGTTTAATTATTGTTGATCGATTCAATACACCTTCAGTTTCAGCATCCGGTCTATCATCTATCCTTCAGAAACCATGCCCTCGGGCATCCACCACTTCGCAGAACCTCAAGTTCTCACCAGCCTCGAAGTCGGCCGGCCTTTCTCTGTGAAAACACAAAGAAGAAAATATCAGAATCCAACCAACTTTGTTTCCTGTTCCAGAAGCTAGAGGCCAAAATTCACCTTAAGTTCGGAATTTCAAAACATCCTTTTCTCAAAAGAAAACAGAAGAGGAAAAAGGAAATGAGAGGGAGAGAAATAAGTGGAAAAGAAAGGAAAGGAAAGGAAAGGAAAGGAAAGAAAAACGAAAAGAAAGCATAAGAGGTAAAGAAAGGAAAGAAGAGGAAATTAATTTCGAGATTTCCCTTTCGAGCTTCTTTCTTTTATTCCTCTTTTCTCACCGGGAGGGTCTGTCCTCCATGGGGCATGAGGTGGATTTTTGCGTCAGGGTTTTTGGAAAGGATTTCTTCAAGGGCTTCCAAGACGCTTCCCATCGGGGTGAAGAAGGCATCCCTGGTATCTTCCTCCCGCAGCTTTGAGACCAGGTAAAGTTTGAACTGTTTGGCGGCTTTTGCCACGATGGCGCTCTTGTGTCCACCGAACTCGAAACAGCGCTTGAAACGCTCGACTGCCTCATCCGGGGTCTTGCATTCCCTGTTCCAGCACTCGTAGATCTGGTTCCCGATCCCTTCGGAACATTCTGCCACAAGGATGATAGAGCCGCCATCTTTTACTGCCTGGGTGGCGTTGTCAAGGGACTTGTTGGCCTGGTAGAGGTTGATGTCCTTGGGGTAGCCTCCGCAGGAGACAATAACGGCGTCTGCGGGTTCGACCGGGACCTTGTACATGGCGTCCACGGCTTCGACTCCTTTGCGGTGGGCTTCGATAAAGTCCCCGGCAACGGCAGCCACGATCCCTTTCTTGCTGTCCAGCACAACATTCAGGATGAAGTCGAGTCCGGCAATTTTTACGGCTTCTTCCATGTCCTGCCTGACAGGGCTGTCAATTCTTCCGGAAACCGCCTTTTCTTCGATCATCAGTTTGTGGTTTGTAAGCACCGAGGCTTCAGAACTCACACCGGGGAGAACGGATTTGGCCCCACCGCTGTACCCCGCATAATAATGGAACTCAATTCCCCCGGTCCCGACGACCACATCGGAATCAAGCACTTCTTCAAAGACCTCTACAGGCGTCCTGCGGCTCGTAACCCCTACACGCCTGCACCTGCCCGTATCGTGCTGGATGCAGCGGATTTTTCCGTAAATTTCATCCCCTACAAGTTTTCGGGATTCCTCTTCGGTCTGCCGCCTGTGCAGGCCAAGGGCGAATACGATTGTGATGTTTTCGGCTTTTGCTCCTCCGAGATAAAGCTCTTCGAGGAGGGGGGGCAGCAGCTTTGCAGTGGGGGTCGGGCGGGTAACGTCGCTTACAATAACCGCAACCTTTGATTCCGGGTTTACAATCTCGGAAAGGCGCCTGCTCTTTATGGGGTTTTCAAGCGCTTTTTTGATTAAAAAAGCTCCCTCTTTCCGTTTTTCAGGCTCCGAGGGCATTATGACGCTGGAGAGGTTCTTTTCCGGAACCTCCAGCTCAAGTTTCTCGCTGCCGAAAGCGAGTTTAATCTTTTTTACATTTGTCTTCATGTTCATGTCCGGAAGGAATATCCTGATAATATAAAATGATATAGGTAAACATACGCCGGAGATCAGCAATACCTATGAAATCTTATGCAGTAACCAATAATTTGGAAAGTTAACAATACTTGTCCGGTTAACAATACTTATACGGTAAACTGATACTCAGAATTCCTTCCGGACTGCAAAATTTCTTTTCTGCTTCAGGGTTCCTTTCTGACCGGAAGCGTCCTCCCCCCGTCGGGCATCACATGAATCCTGGCTTCCGGATTTTCAGCGAGAATTATTTCCAGGGCTTCCTGCACGGTTCCAACCGGGGTAAAGAAAGTGTTCCTGCACTCTTCTTCGGAAAGTTTCGAGACCATATAAAGCCTGAACTCTTTTGCCGCCTTTCCGACAATTGCACTCTTATGCCCTCCGAACTCGAAATTTTCCCTGAACCTCTCAACAGCCTCATCCGGGCTTTTACACTCCCTGCTCCAGCACTCGTAAACCTTATTCCCGAGCCCCTCCGGGCATTCGGCTGCAAGCACTATTGAGCCTCCCGTTTTTACTGCAGCTACGGCGTTTTCCAGGGCTTTTGTCGCCTGGTAGAGATTGATGTCCTTGGGAAAGCCGCCGCAGGAGGCAATGACAGCGTCAGCAGGTTCCACCGGCACCTTGTACATGGTATCCACATACTCTGCACCTTTCCTGTGGGCTTTGATGAAGTCCCCTGAAACCGCAGCTACGATTCTTTTCTTGCTGTCGATTACCGCGTTCAGGATAAAGCCAAGCCCCGCTATTTTTGCAGCTTCCTCAATGTTCTGCCTCGCCGGGCTGTTAACCCTTCCGGAGAGAGGGTCGCCTTCAAAGAGTTTGCTGTAAAAACTGTGGAACGAAAGCACGGCCCTTTCCGAACTGACCCCTGGCAGGATGCACTTTCCTCCCCCACCGTAGCCGGCGTAGTAATGGAACTCGACGGTGCCGGTCCCGACAATAAGGTCTGCGTCCAGGACCTCTTCGAAAATTTCTACCGGGGTCCCGAAACTGGTTTCTCCTAGATGCCTGCAGCGTTCCCTGTCGTGCTGGATGCAGCGGAAGTTTTCGAAGATTTTATCCCCAATAAGCTTTCTGCACTCTTCTTCGGTCTGTTTCCGGTGCAGGCCCAGGGCAAAAACGATAGTGATATTATCATCCCTCACCCCTCCGAGCCGGAGCTCTTCAAGGAGAGGGGGGAGAAGCTTTGCAGAAGGAGTAGGTCTGGTTATATCACTTACGATGATTGCGATCCGGGACTCCGGATTTACAAGCTCAGAGAGACGACAGCTTCCTATTGGGTCCAGAAGGGCTTTTTTGACTATGGAACTTTCATCTTCCCTGCTTTTGGGTTCTGAGGGCAGGATGAGTTCAGAGAGGTTCTTTTCAGGAATTTTGAGTTCAATCACTCCGTTCCCGAAAGGAAGATCTATTTTTCTAATTTTAGTGCTCGGGTTCATGTCTGCAAAATATACCCGGACCTATAAATCGGTATTGAAATTATAACCCAATTCAGGTTTCGGAAAAATTCCTGTTACGATCCCTATAAACAATTGTCTTTTGAGTTCGTTTGTAATTGTCTTTTGAGTTCGTTTGTAATTGTCTTTTGAGTTCGTTTGTAATTGTCTCTTGAGTTCGTTTGTAATTGAATGTTCGGTGAATTTATTAAACAATAAGGATATAATTCTCAACGATAATTCACAACGTAAATCCAAACGATTACTTTGGGGGGTAATATAATGGAAATACTCGACGTTAGGTCAGCACCGGAAAAACCTAATCCTCACAACGTCAGCGTGCGCAAACTCTACGATACCGAGCATGCGCAGGTAATGCATATTGAACTGAAGCCCGGGGAGAAAATGAAGAAACACATTACTCCGGTAGATGTTTTCTTCTACGTCCTCGAAGGCACAGGTTCGGTAGAGGTGGGAGATGAAAAAGCAGAGGTCAGCAGGGACATGCTGATCGAAAGTCCTGCAAAAATCCCTCACCGTCTCCTGAACGAAGGTGATTCCTTATTCAGGGTGCTTGTGGTAAAAGTTCCCAGACAGACCGACGAAACAAAACTGCTGTGAAAAAACTGCTGTGAAAATGGTTTTTATTTAAAAAACCGGTATTTTCGGAAATAAGCTGAAAAGTATACTATAGGGGAGTGAAACGCTGACATCTGGATTGAAATCTGGATTTTCAAAAATACTGAAAAAGGGTGAGAAACAAATGGATAAGGAGAGAATTTCTTATCACGAATCCGTACAGAAAATGTACGAAAAAATTAAACAGGACAATATGACCAACGTCTGGGACCGCTACGAAGCCCAGGGTCTGGGGGGAGACCCGGATAAGCGTTGTATGTTCTGTATGGGCGGAGTCCGCTGTGATTTTTGTTCCAACGGGCCCTGCCGGGCAGATGCCGCCAAAGACAAAAGAGGGGTCTGCGGGATTACCGCCGACGGCATGGCAATGAGGATGATGCTGCTAAGAAACGTGATGGGGACGTCCACCTATCAGTATCACACGGACCAGACCATCCGGACGCTCAGGGAAACCGCAAAAGGTAAAACCCCTTTCTCTATAAAAGAACCGGAGAAACTGAGGACATTTGCGGGCAGGCTGGGGATCGAAACCCTGGGAAGTGATTCGGAAATTGCCCTTAAGCTCTGCGAATTTGTGGAAAAGGAATTTAACAAACCGGCATACGAACCCAGCCTGATAGTAAAGGCTCTTGCTCCTCCGGAAAGGAAGAAGAGATGGGAAGAGCTGGGGATATTCCCGGGCGGGATCTACGGGGAAATGATGCTCTCCACAGGCTCCTGTCTTACAAACGTTGACGGGTACTACGTAAGCCTGGCCCTGAAGGCCATGCGTCTGGGCGTTGCAATGGCGTACCAGAGCCAGATAGTAAACGAGTACTGTCAGGATATCCTCTTCGGGATACCAAAACCCCACACAATGCGGGTCGATCTCGGGGTGCTGGACCCTGAGTATGTAAACGTACTCCCGAACGGTCACGAACCCTTCCTTGGTTTTGCTATGGTCCAGCTTGCCCGGAAGCCTGAGTGGCAGGACAGGGCAAAAGCCGCAGGGGCAAAGGGGTTGAGGGTTATTGCCAGCATAGAAACAGGCCAGGAAATGATCCAGAGGTGGGAGGAAGATGATGTGTTCTATGGCTTTACGGGTAACTGGATTTCCCAGGAAGCCGTGTTTGCAAGCGGGAGTGTGGACCTTTTTGCTGCGGACATGAACTGTTCCCTGCCCGTTGCCCCCCTCTACGCCGAAAAATACGGGTTCAAACTCATGCCGGTAAGCGAACTCGTTGCCTTCGAAGGCATCACTGATCGCCTGAACTATAACCCTGTAGAGGCTGGAAGGCAGGCTTCAAAGCTCCTGGAAATGGCGATCGAAAACTTCAAGGAACGGAAAAAATCCATCGAAGGGGTAAAACAGCTCCCGATGAAAGAGGCCATGGTCGGCTTTTCAACCGAGAGCATCCTGGACGCCCTGGGAGGAAGTCTCGACCCCCTCCTTGACGCCATAAAAAGCGGCCAGATCAAAGGAGTTGTGGGCATGGTCTCCTGCACGACTCTGCGGGACTACGGGCAGGACACGCACAGTGTTGCCGTGGTAAAAGAGCTGATCAAGCGAAACATTCTGGTCCTCTCCCTGGGCTGTGGGAACGGAGCCATGCAGGTCGCAGGCCTCTGTTCTCCCGAAGCCCGGGAATTTGCCGGGGACAGCCTGAAAGCGGTCTGCGAAGCCCTGGGCGTCCCGCCCGTGCTCAGTTACGGGACCTGCACCGACACCGGAAGGCTTGCCGACCTCCTCGGAGCCATCTCCGCAGTCCTGGGGACTCCTGTCCCGGACCTTCCGGTTGCCGCAGCAGCCCCTGAATATATGGAACAGAAAGCCACAATCGATGCCATCTTTGCCCTGGCGCTCGGGCTTTACACCTACGTAAACCCCGTCCCGACTGTCACCGGAGGCCCGGATCTTGTCAAACTCCTGACCGAAGACTGCCGGGAAGTGACAGGTGGGGTCCTTAGAGTGGAACAAGACGCCGTAAAGGCAGCTGACGGGATAGAACAGCACATCATGGAAAAGAGACAGAAACTCGGGATCTGAAATCCCTGGGATTCTGCATTTTTTCCGATTTTATTCAATTTTTGCCCGAATTATACCAATTTTCTATTTTATATTATTCGATTTGGGTAATTTTCATTTTTATTCGGTCTGATTCGATCCGATTTTTATATTATCTGATTTGATTTGATTTAACTTTATTTAATTTATTTCCACCTAATCTTATTCACTTATCAAAGTTCCAGGGTTTCTCCCGGGTTCATGATGATAACCTTCGTGTCAACCTTTTCTTCAACTGCTTTCTTGAACTCTTCCGGGTCCTGTTCGATAACGTCGAAGGTGCTGTAGTGCATTGGGATCACAATTTTCGGCTTTATCAGTTCCACGGCTTTCACGGCTTCCTTTATGCCCATGGTAAACTTGTCCCCGATGGGCAGGAAAGCTATCTCGGGCTCATAGAGTTCCCTGATAAGCCGCATGTCCCCGAAGACTCCGGTATCTCCTGCGTGGTAGATCGTGTGCCCGCCAATCCCCATCACAAAACCGGCAGGACAGCCCCCGTCGAAACTGAAGCCTGAGGCGTCGATAGAAGAAGAATGAAGGGCTTCGGTCATGGTGAAGGTGACGCCGTCAACATCAAAGGTCCCGCCCTTGTTCATGCCTTCCGCAAAGACCCCCTTCGACTTGATGTAATTTGCAACCTCGTGGATAGAAATGATCCGGCAGCCTACCCTCGACCCGATTTCGATGGTATCCCCCAGGTGGTCGGCATGCCCGTGGGTAACGGCAATTATATCTGGGTCCAGGTCCTCCGGGCCGCAGGGAGCTTTCGGGTTTCCGGAGATGAAGGGGTCGATCAGTACTTTCTTTTCAGCCTCAAACAAAAAAGCGGAATGTCCAAGCCAGGTAATTTTTACTTTTTCCATACAGGTCACCTTTTTAATAAGCGTTATTTAATCAGAATATTAAATCAGAATTTATCGGTGCCGGTCCTCGTTATTATATTTAAAGACCCAAATTCCTTCACCAATCTCAAGTGAAAGTTTAACCACAGAAAGCACTGAAAACACGGAATAAAGGAAATAGGGGCACAATCCTTCAGTGTTTTCCGTGTCTTCCGTGGTTATAACGTAAGTATAAATATTTACGGTCAGGACTATAAATCGGCATTCATCAGAAAAACTTCCTCATAATTCCAAGACAATCTACAATATCTACGCGGAAGGGACATATTAATATGTTTCTTTTCGAAATTAAACGAACGAAAATGAAGATCGGCATAGTTATCCACGGCCCCGAAGTAATCGACTCGGGGCAGGCTGAAAAAGTCCTCGAAAAGCTCTCCCGCCTGGGAGAAGTAGAGGCAAAACTCGGCGGCACCATGGGAAAGACCGCAGTCCTTGACGCCGGGCTTGAAGGGCGAATTGACATCAGGGACCACCAAAAACCAAGTGCCTGCATAGAATCCTTTTTTGAAAACTCCTACCTTGTATGCCTTATAAACCGGGGAAAAACCCTTGAAACGGGAAAGACCTTCGGGAAAATTGTGTGCTCCCACCTCCGGGAACCAGAGAAAAAGCCCCTTTTCCAGATCGAATATTCGGAAACATCGGTAACCGGTTTCCAGGGAAACGTCTGCGGGATGCTGGTTCCTCTGAATTCAAAAGGCAGGGAATGCCTCGAAAAAGTTTCGGAAAAATTGTGTATCCCAGCTGAGACCAAACCTCTGTCCTATCCTCAAACAGGTTCCATCTTCACCGAAAAATGCCCGAAAACCGGCAAAACACGGATTTTCCGGAAGCTTTCCGGGGTCTTCCCCGGAGAAAACATTCTTATAAACGGGATCGTGATCGGAAGGGCTAATTCGCCGGAAGTGAAGATTGTCTCGGAAAACGGTTTCATTACAACCATAGAAGGCGGAATAATAAAGGAACACGGTCTTGAAAAACTCCACTGCTACGAAAAAAAAGAGCCAGTTGACCTTGAAAACGCCTGGATAAAGAGCGGGAGCGTCAGAAGGAGTGCCCCTTCTCACCAAAAACTTTCAAAACCGATGCCAAAAACCGTAGACCTGAAGCCGACACCCCTGAACGGAGCCGGAAAAGTCGTGCTGATCGACCACGCCGCCGAACACTCATTCGAACTGGCAGACGGAGCGCAGCTTGCAGTAACCGTGGGCGACGACACCACAGCCATTGCCGGGGACATCCTTTACAGGCTTGGAATCCCGATACTGGGGATAACGGACGGGGACTGCGACGACCTTGCCGACAGGACCGAGATCTTTCCTGGTTCGCTCATTCTCAGGCTGGCTGCCGGAAATGACGATATAGTGGGAAAAAAGCTGAGGCAGGAACTATTTGATGGGCAAATTTCAGCTGTTTTCGAGGACATACCTGCCCTTAAAGAAGAAGTTTTGAGGCTGGCAGAACCAGAGACTGAAGCTATTTTTGAATACTAACATAGCAAACTCCCTTGAAATGGAATTCACAGTCCCTGAGTTTCATTCAATTTTGTCTTTTGCAGCAATTTTATAGACGTGTCCAAAAAGAGTGTGGAAACAAATTCCCGCTAAGTTAATAACAAAAGGAGTAACTCTTTTAAAAAGGAATAGAAAAGCGGAGAAGTGGATGTTTCAGCCTAATTTCAAGTATACAAACAAAATCGTTCGCCTGCTTGCAAGGGTCCAGGCTGCCAGGGAAGTCATCATAAACAGCCCTCTAATTCCGGCGTGGGAAAAACAGCTCCAGCGAGATGCCCTGATAAAACAGACCCACCACACGACAAGCATAGAGGGAAACCCTCTGACTCTTGAGGAAGTGGGCCTAA
This window encodes:
- the cooS gene encoding anaerobic carbon-monoxide dehydrogenase catalytic subunit, whose product is MDKERISYHESVQKMYEKIKQDNMTNVWDRYEAQGLGGDPDKRCMFCMGGVRCDFCSNGPCRADAAKDKRGVCGITADGMAMRMMLLRNVMGTSTYQYHTDQTIRTLRETAKGKTPFSIKEPEKLRTFAGRLGIETLGSDSEIALKLCEFVEKEFNKPAYEPSLIVKALAPPERKKRWEELGIFPGGIYGEMMLSTGSCLTNVDGYYVSLALKAMRLGVAMAYQSQIVNEYCQDILFGIPKPHTMRVDLGVLDPEYVNVLPNGHEPFLGFAMVQLARKPEWQDRAKAAGAKGLRVIASIETGQEMIQRWEEDDVFYGFTGNWISQEAVFASGSVDLFAADMNCSLPVAPLYAEKYGFKLMPVSELVAFEGITDRLNYNPVEAGRQASKLLEMAIENFKERKKSIEGVKQLPMKEAMVGFSTESILDALGGSLDPLLDAIKSGQIKGVVGMVSCTTLRDYGQDTHSVAVVKELIKRNILVLSLGCGNGAMQVAGLCSPEAREFAGDSLKAVCEALGVPPVLSYGTCTDTGRLADLLGAISAVLGTPVPDLPVAAAAPEYMEQKATIDAIFALALGLYTYVNPVPTVTGGPDLVKLLTEDCREVTGGVLRVEQDAVKAADGIEQHIMEKRQKLGI
- a CDS encoding DUF2117 family protein, giving the protein MFLFEIKRTKMKIGIVIHGPEVIDSGQAEKVLEKLSRLGEVEAKLGGTMGKTAVLDAGLEGRIDIRDHQKPSACIESFFENSYLVCLINRGKTLETGKTFGKIVCSHLREPEKKPLFQIEYSETSVTGFQGNVCGMLVPLNSKGRECLEKVSEKLCIPAETKPLSYPQTGSIFTEKCPKTGKTRIFRKLSGVFPGENILINGIVIGRANSPEVKIVSENGFITTIEGGIIKEHGLEKLHCYEKKEPVDLENAWIKSGSVRRSAPSHQKLSKPMPKTVDLKPTPLNGAGKVVLIDHAAEHSFELADGAQLAVTVGDDTTAIAGDILYRLGIPILGITDGDCDDLADRTEIFPGSLILRLAAGNDDIVGKKLRQELFDGQISAVFEDIPALKEEVLRLAEPETEAIFEY
- a CDS encoding metal-dependent hydrolase codes for the protein MEKVKITWLGHSAFLFEAEKKVLIDPFISGNPKAPCGPEDLDPDIIAVTHGHADHLGDTIEIGSRVGCRIISIHEVANYIKSKGVFAEGMNKGGTFDVDGVTFTMTEALHSSSIDASGFSFDGGCPAGFVMGIGGHTIYHAGDTGVFGDMRLIRELYEPEIAFLPIGDKFTMGIKEAVKAVELIKPKIVIPMHYSTFDVIEQDPEEFKKAVEEKVDTKVIIMNPGETLEL
- a CDS encoding cupin domain-containing protein; amino-acid sequence: MEILDVRSAPEKPNPHNVSVRKLYDTEHAQVMHIELKPGEKMKKHITPVDVFFYVLEGTGSVEVGDEKAEVSRDMLIESPAKIPHRLLNEGDSLFRVLVVKVPRQTDETKLL
- the larA gene encoding nickel-dependent lactate racemase, whose product is MKTNVKKIKLAFGSEKLELEVPEKNLSSVIMPSEPEKRKEGAFLIKKALENPIKSRRLSEIVNPESKVAVIVSDVTRPTPTAKLLPPLLEELYLGGAKAENITIVFALGLHRRQTEEESRKLVGDEIYGKIRCIQHDTGRCRRVGVTSRRTPVEVFEEVLDSDVVVGTGGIEFHYYAGYSGGAKSVLPGVSSEASVLTNHKLMIEEKAVSGRIDSPVRQDMEEAVKIAGLDFILNVVLDSKKGIVAAVAGDFIEAHRKGVEAVDAMYKVPVEPADAVIVSCGGYPKDINLYQANKSLDNATQAVKDGGSIILVAECSEGIGNQIYECWNRECKTPDEAVERFKRCFEFGGHKSAIVAKAAKQFKLYLVSKLREEDTRDAFFTPMGSVLEALEEILSKNPDAKIHLMPHGGQTLPVRKEE
- the larA gene encoding nickel-dependent lactate racemase; the encoded protein is MNPSTKIRKIDLPFGNGVIELKIPEKNLSELILPSEPKSREDESSIVKKALLDPIGSCRLSELVNPESRIAIIVSDITRPTPSAKLLPPLLEELRLGGVRDDNITIVFALGLHRKQTEEECRKLIGDKIFENFRCIQHDRERCRHLGETSFGTPVEIFEEVLDADLIVGTGTVEFHYYAGYGGGGKCILPGVSSERAVLSFHSFYSKLFEGDPLSGRVNSPARQNIEEAAKIAGLGFILNAVIDSKKRIVAAVSGDFIKAHRKGAEYVDTMYKVPVEPADAVIASCGGFPKDINLYQATKALENAVAAVKTGGSIVLAAECPEGLGNKVYECWSRECKSPDEAVERFRENFEFGGHKSAIVGKAAKEFRLYMVSKLSEEECRNTFFTPVGTVQEALEIILAENPEARIHVMPDGGRTLPVRKEP